One Rhododendron vialii isolate Sample 1 chromosome 2a, ASM3025357v1 genomic region harbors:
- the LOC131312134 gene encoding large ribosomal subunit protein eL14z-like, which translates to MPFKRYVEIGRVALVNYGKEYGRLVVIVDVIDQNRALVDAPDMVRCQMNFKRLSLTDITIDIKRVPNKKTLVAAMEAADVKNKWENSSWGRKLIVQKRRAALNDFDRFKLMLAKIKRGGLVRQELAKLKKQNAA; encoded by the exons Atg CCGTTCAAGCGTTACGTGGAGATCGGGAGGGTGGCTCTGGTTAACTACGGCAAGGAGTATGGCAGGCTCGTGGTCATCGTCGACGTCATTGACCAAAACAGa GCTCTTGTGGATGCTCCTGACATGGTGAGATGTCAAATGAACTTTAAGAGGCTGTCTCTCACTGATATCACCATTGACATCAAAAGGGTCCCGAATAAGAAAACACTGGTTGCAGCAATGGAGGCCGCAG ATGTTAAGAACAAGTGGGAGAATAGTTCCTGGGGCAGAAAGCTGATTGTGCAAAAACGAAGGGCCGCTCTTAATGATTTTGATAGGTTCAAGCTGATGTTGGCAAAAATTAAG AGGGGTGGACTCGTCAGACAAGAGCTTGCGAAGCTGAAAAAGCAGAATGCAGCCTAA